TTTTAGGAGGTGAATTACTCCAGCTAGGATCTGAATCCGCCACGGGGCAAGGCTGCCTCCCTCTATTGACTGCAGAGGCAGTCCAAGGTAACCAGGTTTCCGTCTCGGGTGACTGAAGTAAATGTTTAAAACTGGGTAGGGTGAATCACGACCAGCATGCCTGTGCGTGGGGGTTTGTCTTTGCACAGAGTTATGGCGGAGAGCCATTACTCTTCCTGAATAGTGTTGCACGTGGATACACTTTTGCTTGAATAAGACTTACTCATTTCTCCTCAACAACATCCCCttgacagaggcagagaggtttGCCTCCTACTTCTCACATGGAATCCTTCTGCAAGGGCTGCTGCCTTTCCTTAATTCAAATTTACTTCAGTATAAAAATTCTGTAAGTTTGCCATCCATCCACCTTTGAGAGTCATTTAAGATTTACGGAGGTAAGCGCATCAATTAGGCGCAAATACatcgacaaaaaaaaaaaaaagaaagcatcatATACAATAAAAACTGACTTTTATTTCACAAATTATTGGTGTTATAAAGCATATTGTTTCATGAGGAATGCCTGTATTTGCCAGTGTGTTTCATTAAAGAATAATAAAGCCATACATATTTCATTTCCTTGTTCTGAGCTGCAAGAGCCTTAACTATATAAAATGCCCCATACTGTCCTACCTTTGTTgggcttgttttttctttttaatcagatTTCTCCCCCCAAACTAATGAAATAGCTCTTTAAGCACATACATCACTTTCATTTGAAGTGACTTATCACAGCTCAGTTTCTCTGTTTGCCTGGAGAACAAGGCAACTGCCAGCATCTTTTGCTATGCAGATCCAGGTCTGGTTTGCCCCTGATCTTAGCCTGGTTTTAGCAGTGCTGAGTTCTTGGTGTTCCCACTGGTGCTATTTTAGGCGGGTTGTTGGGTGACCGATGTCTGTCGGGTCTGCACCTTTCATATCTGCACCTGTAATTTCACATGTAATTGCTCTCTTCTCGTAGTATGCACCAACTCGCTGTGCAGCTGCTCAGACGTCTGCGGAGCAAGGCGTCCTTCCCCCCTGCCATCACCATGAAGCAGTGCACGACCCCCAGCTGGTTCCCTGCACGTGCCCACTCTTTTCCTGCCCATGGGAAGGGCACCTGGAGGTGGTGGTGTCCCATCTGAGGCAGACCCACCGCATCAACATCCTTCAGGGGGCAGAGATTGTCTTCCTGGCCACGGACATGCACCTGCCCGCACCCACAGACTGGATCATCATGCACTCTTGCCTTGGCCACCAGTTTTTGCTGGTCCTCAGGAAGCAGGAGAAGTACGAAGGCCACCCCCAGTTCTTTGCCATGATGATGCTGATTGGCACGCCAACCCAAGCCGACAATTTCACCTACCGGCTGGAGCTCAACAGGAACCAGAGGCGCCTAAAGTGGGAGGCGACCCCGAGATCGGTACTGGAGTGTGTTGACTCTGTCATTTCAGATGGGGATTGCCTTGTGCTGAACACTTCTCTGGCTCAGCTTTTTTCCGACAATGGAAGCCTAGCGATAGGAA
The window above is part of the Opisthocomus hoazin isolate bOpiHoa1 chromosome 1, bOpiHoa1.hap1, whole genome shotgun sequence genome. Proteins encoded here:
- the SIAH3 gene encoding seven in absentia homolog 3; translated protein: MLFFTQCFGAVLDLIHLRFQHYKAKRVFSAAGQLVCVVNPTHSLKYAPTRCAAAQTSAEQGVLPPCHHHEAVHDPQLVPCTCPLFSCPWEGHLEVVVSHLRQTHRINILQGAEIVFLATDMHLPAPTDWIIMHSCLGHQFLLVLRKQEKYEGHPQFFAMMMLIGTPTQADNFTYRLELNRNQRRLKWEATPRSVLECVDSVISDGDCLVLNTSLAQLFSDNGSLAIGIAITTSKVHNAEAEM